Part of the Usitatibacter palustris genome, TGCGCAGGTCCACGGCCTTCTGGCCGATCAGATCGAGCAACCGGCCCGGGGTCGCGACCAGGATTTCCACGCCGCGGCGCAGCTCCTGGATCTGCGGATTGATGTTCACGCCGCCGTAGACGCAGAAGGGCCGCAGCGGGATGTGCTTCCCATAGGTCTTCACGCTTTCGAAGACCTGGATCGCGAGCTCGCGCGTGGGCGTGAGGATGAGGCAGCGCACCGGGTGCATCGCCGGCGAGAAGCTCTTGCTGGCACTCGGGGCCAGGCGCTGCAGCAGCGGCAGCGTGAATCCCGCGGTCTTGCCGGTGCCGGTTTGCGCGGCGCCGAGCAGGTCGCGTCCCGAAAGGACGATGGGAATGGCCTGGAGCTGGATGGGGGTGGGGGTGGTGTAGCCCTGCTCCGCGATGGCGCGAAGCAGCTCGGGCAGCAGCCCGAGGCTTTCGAAAGTACTGATGGCAATCTCCTGAAAAATCGGCCCGCGAAGGACTTGCCTTCGCAACCGGTTCAGGACGATGAATTGTGTGCTTCGGGGATTCGGCGCTGCGGGAGTACCGGGCGCGGAACAGGCGGGGTGGCAACCGGATAAGCCACCCACGACACCTGGACCGGAATTATACCGGAACCATGGCTTCCTGCTTGATTATTTTGGGTTTTTTCCCGGGTCAGTCGACCTTGGCCCCGGATTGCTGGACAACGACTCGCCACTTCTCGTACTCGGACTTCACGAACGCGCCGAAGCGTTCCGGGCTGCCGGCCATGGGATCGGCCCCTTCCTCGACCATCCGGGCCTCCACGACCTTCTCCTGGATGATCTCGTTCACGGCCTTGTTGAGCGCGTCGATCGCCTCGCGCGGCGTGCCCTTGGGGGCAAAGATCCCGAACCAGGAGCCCGCCTCGAACCCCGGAAAGCCGCGTTCGGCGACCGTGGGGACCTCGGGCATGGAGCGCGAACGCTTCACGCTGCTGACGGCAATGGCCGTGAGGTTGCCGGCCTTGATGTGCGCGATCACCGAGGGAATCGTCGCGAACATGAACTGCACGCGGCCCGTGAGCAGGTCCTTCAGTGCCTCCGCGCCCTTGTAGGGGATGTGCGTGGCCTCGAAGCCCGCGCGGGACGCGAGCATGTAGCCCGAAAGGTGCGAGGACGTGCCGATGCCGGTCGAGGCGTAGTTGAGGGCGCCCGGGTTCTTCTTCGCGTAGGCGACGAACTCCTCCATGGACTTCACGCCGGTGGACGGATGCACGACGAGCACGTTGGGGACGTCGGAGATCTGCGCGACCGGCACGAGGTCGGTGAGCGGGTTGTACGTGAGGCCCTTGTAGAGGGCCGGGTTCACGGCCATCGGGCCCACGGAATTCACGATGAGCGTGTAGCCGTCGGCGGGGGCGCGCACGGCGAGCTCGGTACCGATGTTGCCGCCCGCGCCGGGCTTGTTCTCGATCACGAAGGGTTGCTTGAAGCGGTCCGAGAGGCGCTGGGCAACGGTGCGCGCCATGATGTCCGTGGTTCCTCCCGCGGTGAAGGCCACGATGATCTTCACGGGCTTGTTGGGGTAGGTCGACTGCGCGAGGGCCGGGACGACGGCGAGCGACGCGGCGAGTGCCAGCGTGGCGCGGAAGGCGTGCGAACGGATCATGGTTTTCTCCTCCAGGTTCTTGGTGGCGACTCTAGCAACGCCGGCCGAGGCCCGGAAATAGGGAATTGCGAGCGGGACTATAAGTACGCGCGATAGGAGCTAGGCGGCCTGCTCGAGCAGGTCGGCCAGCGTCACGCCACACCAGGCGTTGCGGCGCACAAGCTTCACGACCACTTCGCGCAACTCGTCGCGCACGGCCGCGGCCGCGGGTGAGAGTCGGTCTCCGGGCAGCGCACCCAGGTAGTTCCGGCGGCGCAGCGTTGCGTCCGTGACTGGAATGACGCGCCAGTCGTCGGGACGGCTGCCGGCGACGCGCGTGGCGGCCCATGGCTGGATCGTCGCGGCGAGGTCTTCGCGCACCGAGGCCATCAGGAGCGGGAGCGAATCGATCTCGGCCACGAGGTTCGCGCGCAGGCCCGCGCGCTCGAGCTCGAGCGCGATGCGGCGGCGCAGGCCGTGCGTGCCGGTGGGCAGGATCATCGGGAGCGCAGCGGCCTCGGCGAGGCTCATGCGTTTGCGCCGCGCCGGAACCAGCTTGCTCGTGCGGTGCGCGATCACGAAGAGCTCCTCGTCGAGCAGCGGCTCGGCGATCATGCCCTCCACCGGGCCGAAGAGGATCGCGAGGTCGAGCTGCCCGAGCCGCGCGAGCTCGGCCACGTGCCCGCTCAGGCCCTCGACCACGGTGAGCACCACGCCCGGGAAGCGCGTGCGCAGGTGCTTCAGGAAATCGAGCCCCAGCGCCGCGACCGTGGTGGGCGCGACGCCCAGCGATACGGAGCCGCGCACTTCGCCCGGCGGGCGGCGCACGATCTCGCCGAGCTGGTCGAATTGCCGGAGCAGGAAGCGGGCGTGGTCGTAGAGCGCGCGGCCGGGCTCGGTGGGGGTGACGCCGCGCGAAGAGCGGCGAAGCAGGATCACGCCCAGCTCCGCCTCGAGATTCGCGAGCTGCTGGCTGAGCGCCGGCTGCGCGATGTGGATCGCGCGCGAAGCGGCGAGGAAGCTTCCCGCCTCGACGATGCGCACGAAATACCGGAGCTGGCGGATGTCGGCCATAGCGGCAGCTTATATCGCCTCACGCGATTCCGTATTTTCCGCGATCGAGCCCGCCGCCTAGAATCACGTCATGGATCCCGTGGATGTCCTGGTCGTCGGCGGTGGCAACGCCGCGCTGTGCGCTGCGCTCACTGCCCGCGAAGCCGGTGCCAGCGTGCTGCTGGCCGAGTGCGCCCCGGAGCCCCTGCGCGGCGGCAACAGCGTCCACACGCGAAATCTCCGCTGCATGCACGCCGCACCCGAGGACGTCCTCACCGAGGCGTATCTCGAAGACGAATACTGGGACGACCTGCGGCGCGTCACCGCGGGCATCACCGACGAGGCGCTCGCGCGCCTCGCGATCCGCGAATCGGGCACGGTGCGCCCGTGGATGGCGCGCCATGGCGTGCGCTTCCAGCCATCGCTGGGCGGCACGCTTCACCTCTCGCGCACCAACGCGTTCTTCCTCGGCGGCGGCAAGGCGCTCGTGAACGCGTACTTTCGCAGCGCGAAGGCGCTGGGCATCGAGGTGCGCTACGGCGCGCGCGTGACCAGGCTCGCGATCCGCGACGGCCATTTCGAATCGGCGACGATCGAGCACGCGGGTCGCACGGAGACGGTTCGTGCGAAGTGCATCGTGCTCGCCTCCGGCGGCTTCGAATCGAACCTCGAATGGCTGCGCGAAGTCTGGGGCCCGCCCGCGGACAACTTTCGCGTGCGCGGCACGGCCTTCAACCAGGGCGAGGTGTTGAAGCGCGTACTCGAAAGCGGCGCCACGCAGGTCGGCGATCCGTCGCAGGGCCACATGGTCGCGGTGGATGCGCGCTCGCCCAAGTACGACGGCGGCATCGTCACGCGCCTCGACTGCGTGTCGCTGGGCCTCGTGGTCAATCGCGAGGGCAAGCGCTTCCACGACGAAGGCGAGGACTTCTGGCCGAAGCGCTATGCGATCTGGGGGCGGCTCGTCGCGAAGCAGCCCGGGCAGGTGGCCTACGCGATCATCGATGCGAAGGCGATTGGCCGCTTCATGCCGCCCGTCTTTCCCGGCGAGCGCGCGGCCACACTGGGCGAGCTTGCGGCGAAGCTCGGTCTCTATCCGGCCGAGCTTGAAGCGACGGTCGCCGAATTCAACGCGGCGGTTCGCCCCGGCACGTTCGACCACGCGGTGCTCGACGACTGCCGCACCGAAGGCCTCGTGCCACCGAAGACGCACTGGGCGCGTGCGCTCGATACGCCGCCCTACACGGGCTACCCGCTTTGCCCGGGGCTCACGTTCACCTATCTCGGGGTCAAGGTGAACGACCGCGCGCAGGTTCGCTTTGGCGATGCGTGGAGTCCCAACGTGTTCGCGGCCGGCGAGATCATGGCGGGCAACATCCTCGGGCAGGGGTACCTCGCCGGCTTCGGCATGACGATCGGCACGGTTTTCGGACGCATCGCCGGAAGGGAGGCCGCGCGTGCAGTCGCTCATTGACCAGGTGGCGGCCGAATCCGGACTCACGCCCGGTGAGTCCGAAGTCGCGCGCCAGATGGTGATCTGCAACGCGTGCCGCTACTGCGAAGGCTACTGCGCGGTGTTTCCCGCGATGGAGCGGCGCCTCGAGTTCGGCCGCGGCGACGTGCAGTTCCTCGCGAACCTCTGCCATGACTGCGGTGCGTGCCTGCACGCCTGTCAGTACGCGCCGCCGCACGAGTTCGCGGTGAACGTACCCGCGGCGATGGCCGCCGTGCGCAGTACGACGTATGAGGCGCACGCGTGGCCCGCGGCGTTCGGCGCGCTCTATCGCCGCCAGGGCGCGTGGGTCGCCGCTGCGCTCGCCGGTGGCCTCGCGCTGTTCTTCCTGCTGGGCCTCGCGCGCAACGGCACACTTGCGGGCGCCGCGGATGGGCGCGGAAACTTCTACTCGGTCTTTCCGCACGGCCTCATGGTCACGATCTTCGGGCTCGCGTCGCTGTGGATCGTGCTCGCGTTCGCCATCGGCGTCGTGCGGTTCTGGCGCGGACTGCCGGTGCGTAACGATCCCGTCTCGATGACGGCGGCCACGGTGGACGCGGCCGGCGCTGCGCTGACGCTGCGCTATCTCGATGGCGGCGGCGATGGCTGCAACGTCGAAGACGACCGGCCCACGCATTGGCGCCGGCGCTTCCACCACCTCACGTTCTACGGCTTCGCGCTGTGCTTTGCCTCGACGAGCGTGGCGACGCTCTACCACTACGCGCTGGGCTGGCCCGCGCCGTATCCGTACCTCAGTCTTCCGGTCGTGCTGGGCACGGTGGGCGGCGTGGGTCTTCTCATCGGGCCGCTGGGCCTCATGGTGCTCGGCGGACGGCGGCATCCGATGCAATCGCATCGCGCGCAGAAGGCGATGGATCACGGCTTCCTCGTGTTGCTCTTCGCGACGAGCCTCACTGGCTTGCTGCTTCTCTTCCTCCGCGAGACGGCGGCGATGCCGGCGCTGCTCGCGGTCCACCTGGGCATCGTGCTCGCGTTGTTCGCAACACTCCCCTACGGAAAGTTCGCGCACGCGGTCTATCGCGTCGCGGCGTTGGCGAAGGACGCGATCGAGAAACGCCAGCCGCGCCATTTCGATGTCGGGAGCGAACCTTGAGCGCGCCGGTCCAGATCCTCATGTCGAAGCGTGCCGCGGGACATTTCGGCGCGGGTGTGGCCACGGCGATGGGCGAGCGGCCTTATCGCATCGTCCTGCTCGAAGACGTTCCGGCCGACGGCTCGCCGTGCGCGATCGACGTGGCACTGCTTTCGCGCGATGTCACCGGGCGCTCGGGGAAGTTCAAGATCACCGAGGCGCTCGCGCACTTCCTCGATGTGCTCGCGCGATCGCCGAACCTCGCCTGGGTTCAAACGCACTCGGCGGGAACCGACCGACCCACGTGGAAGCCGATCAAGGCGCGCGGCATCCGGCTCACGACGTCCTCGGGGATGGCGACCACGGTCGCGCTGAGTGCGGTGGGCGGCATCATCGCGCTCGCGCGCCGCTTTCCCGATCTCGCCGACGCGCAGCGCCGTCATGCGTGGGAACCACTGCTCGAGGAACGCGCGCCGCGCGACCTCGCGGGACAAACGGCCGTCATCGCGGGCCTGGGACCCATCGGCACGGAAGTCGCGCGCCTGCTGAAGGCGGTCGGCCTGCGGGTCGTCGGGATCCGCCGCGCCGCACAGCCGCATCTGCATTGCGACGAGACCGCGGCGTACGGAGATCTCGCGAAGTACCTGCCGAAGACGGACTGGCTCGTGCTCGCCTGCCCGCTCACCGAGCTCACGCGCGGGCTCGTCGATGCGGCCGCGATTGCGAGCTTGCCGAAGGGTGCTTGCATCGTGAACGTCGCGCGTGGCGAAGTGATCTCCGAGCAGGCCATGATCGAAGCACTGCGCGACGGGCACCTGGGCGGGGCCTGGCTCGATGTCTTCGAGTACGAGCCGCTCGATCCCGCCTCGCCGCTCTGGGACTTGCCACGCGTGATGATCTCGCCGCACTCTTCCGGCGCGGCCGACGGAAACTATGCCCGCGCCGGCGCGGTGTTCCTCGACAACCTGGCGCGCTGGCGAGAAGGCCGGCCGCTCGCCAACGAGGCGTCGCGCCTCGAGGCCTCGTGAAGGAGCTGCCATGACAAACATCGCCCACCTGCCGCTGCGCTCGATGAAGGACCAATGCACGCCCGAGGAGTGGAAGGCGCGCGTCGACCTCGCCGCGTGCTATCGCCTGCTCGCGCTCTACGAGATGTCGGACATGATCGCCAACCACGTTTCGATGCGCGTGCCCGGGCAGGACGGGGCCTTCCTCATCAACGCCTACGGAATGCTCTACGAGGAGATCACGGCATCGAGCCTCCTCAAGGTGGACTACGACGGGAACATCCTCGTGAAACCCGATTTCGGCGACCTCAACTACGGGGTCAACAAGGCGGGCTACGTGATCCACAGCGCCGTGCACCGCGCGCGGCACGACATCGATTGCGTGATCCACACGCACACGTGGGCGGGCATGGCGATTTCCGCGCTCGAGTGCGGACTGTTGCCGATCACGCAGACGGCAATGCGTTTCCTGAAGATCGGCTATCACGATTACCAGGGCGTGGTGCTCGATGCGCGCGAGCAGGAGTCGCTGCTGCGCGACATGGGCAACTCGGAGGCGTGCGTGCTGCGCAATCACGGCGTGCTGATCGTGGGGAAATCCGTGGGCGAAGCGTTCAACTGGTGCCATCGCTTCGAGCTTGCCGCGCGCGCGCAGCTTGCCGCGCAGGCCACGGGCCAGAAGATCACGGAAGTGCCGAAAGATGTGCTCGAGGAAACCTGGAAGAACTACCAGCCCGGCACGCGGCGCCCGTACGGTGTGATGGAGTGGCCCGCGCTGCTCCGCAAGCTCGACCGCATCGACCCGAGCTACCGCGACTGATCGATCGCCGCGTCGATCTCGTCGGCCGAGAGGCTCGTCCGATGCTTGTCGACCCAGAAGCCCCAGAGCACCAGCAGCCACTGCGCGTGGCCGACCCACGCGATCGCCGTCACGCTCGGGGGCGGTTCGCCGAAGACATTGCCCAGCTGGATGATCGCGAGGAAGGCCACGAGGCCCCACAGCGCCCAACGGCCGACCGCGTCACGCGCCTTCGTGAAGCGCATGTACAGCGCGACGCCGATCGCGAGGATCGTGAATTCCACGGCGAGCGTGCCGGGTAGCGAATTCCAGAGGCCCAGCCCGATGCGCTCGTCGGTGAACGGCGTGAGCGGCAGGTCGGGGCGGTGCACGATCGCGTCGAGCCCCCAGTGGCTCATCACCAGCAGCAGGATGACGATCGCTTCGCGCCACAGGCCGCGGATCGCGAAGTGCACGCCGCCCACCACGAACGCCCAGCCGGCGGCGGCCATCAGCGAGTGCGAGATCGGGTAGTGCTGGAAGTCGAGGGGCGTGACCCGCGTGATGCCCGGAGCGATCGCGACGCGCTCGACGCCGATCAGCAGCAGCGTGGGCCACAGGAGATCGATGAACTGCGCCGCGAGGAAAAGCCACCCCAGGCTGGCGCGGGGCGCCAACGGCTTCGCTGCGAAGGCTAGTCCGAAGTGTCCGATGAACACGGCGGCACTCTACCACCCGGACGTTACTTCGAGCGCTCCAGGGCCGCTTTGACTTCCGGACCCCACATGTCGACGAACGCGCGCCGGTTCTCGGCAAGCTCGGCATCCTCGTTCGCGAGCGTCTCGATTTCGGGCGCGAGGTTCTCGAGGATGGTGAGGTAGTAGCTCCACACCTCGAACGTGGATTTCTTCAGGCGCGAGATGCGGCCCAGGAAGCGGCGCGCATACGCCATGCGGAGGTTCGCGATGAGCTCGGCTTGCTGCGGCGTCGGGTCGTCGGCGGTCTCGAGGAGGATCAGCGCTTCCTCGATGCGCTCGCATTCCTGCTCGGGATCGGATTCCTGCTCGGCGCGCTCGAGGAGCCCGCGCGCTTCGATGATGTCTCGGTCAGCGGTCATGGCGCCATTTTCTCACGGCGCTACTGCTTCGCGGGCGCGGCCTTCTTCTTCTCTACGATGCGGTCGAGAACCACCGGGGGCTCGTTGCTATCGACCTGCTGCAACACGAGGCGCTTCGCCGTCGCGCGCACGACGCGAAAGTCGTAGCGCAGCGCCTTCCCGTCGTCCTCGTAGACCTTCAACCGGTCGCCCTCGAGCGTCCAGCGTGCCCTGGAGATCGAGGGCCGCGAATGGGTGTACGTGTTGAACAGCCGTTCGCCATCGTCCTTCGCGAACGAATACTCCTCGTCGAAGCAGTTCTCCTTGCAGAGGAACCCGCCGAGGATGAGCGGTTCGAGGTCGGCCGGAGCCTTCGCGAGAGCGAACGGCGTGACGAACGCCATGGCCGCAAAGAAAAGGCATCCGCGCATCACGTCAGTTTCGCCCGGAAAGGAACTCTCTCAGGGCCTTCGCCGTGTGTGTTGCCGCATCGCGGGCGAGGAACGCTTCGGGCGGTGCCGCCATCACGACGCGTCCGCCGCCGTTGCCGCCTTCGGGACCCATGTCCACGATCCAGTCGGCTTCGGCAATGATATCGAGGTTGTGCTCGATCAACACGACGGTGTTGCCGGCGTCGACGAGGCGGTGCAGCACGCGAATGAGTTTCTCCACGTCGGCCATGTGCAGTCCCACGGTGGGCTCGTCGAGCACGTACAGCGTCTGCGCGATCGGGAATTTGCGGCGCGGATCGGGTACGTCGATGCGGCGTACTTTCGAGAGCTCCGTCACCAACTTGATCCGCTGGGCTTCGCCGCCCGAGAGCGTGGGGCTCTGCTGTCCGAGCGTGAGGTAACCCAACCCTACGTCCTGCAGCAGGCGCAGTGCGTGGTGGATCGACGGATGGTGCGCGAAGAACTCGACGGCTTCGTCCACGGAGAGCGCCAGCACTTCACCGATCGACTTGCCGCGCATCTTCACGGCGAGCGTCTCGGGATTGAAGCGCGAGCCGCGGCAATCCTCGCAAAGTACCTTCACGTCGGGCAGGAAGCTCATCTCGACCTTCTTCACGCCCTGGCCTTCACACGCGTCGCAGCGGCCGCCGGCGGTGTTGAACGAGAAGCGGCTCGCGGTGTAACCGCGGATGCGCGACTCCTGCGTGTCGGCGAAGAGCTTGCGGATGGTGTCGAAGAAGCCGACGTACGTGGCGGGGCAGGAGCGGGGCGTCTTGCCGATCGGCGTCTGGTCGACTTCGAGCACGCGGGTGATCGGTTCCCAGCCTTCGATCGCCTTTGCGCCGGAAAGCGGCGGCAGCTTCTTGCGATCGCGCACGGAAGCCACGAGGCGCTCGAGGTTCTCGTGAAGCACGTCGCGCGCGAGCGTGGACTTGCCGGACCCGGAGACGCCCGTGACCACCGACAGGCGCGCGAGCGGTAACTTGACGTTCACCTCCTGGAGGTTGTGCAGCGATGCGCCGCGTACCTCGATGGAAGGGGTGCCGCGCGGCACCGGACGGCGCGGCTGCACCGGGTGCTTGAGCGGGTTCGCGAGGAAGCGCCCGGTGATCGAGTTCGGGTTCTTCTCCAATTCGGCGGCCGTGCCCTGCGCGACGATCTCGCCACCGACGCGCCCCGCACCGGGACCGAGGTCGATCACGTGCTGCGCGTGGCGGATCGTGTCCTCGTCGTGCTCCACGACGATCAGCGTGTTGCCGTTCTGGTTCAGCTTGTGGAGCGTCTCGAGCAGGATCTTGTTGTCGCGCGGATGCAGGCCGATCGTCGGTTCGTCGAGGATGTAGCAGACACCGCGCAGGTTGGAGCCGAGTTGCGCGGCGAGCCGGATGCGCTGTGCTTCACCACCCGAAAGCGTGGGCGCGCCGCGGTCGAGCGAGAGATAGCCCAGCCCGACCTGTTCGAGGAAGCCCAAACGGGAGTTGAGCTCCGCAAGAATGTCGCGCGCGATCTCGCCCTCGCGGCCGGCCACCTGCAGCTTCTGGAAGAATCCGTGCGCGGCCGAGATCGGATGCGCGCTCATGTCCGCGATCGACTCGCCGCGGAAGCGCACCGCGAGCGCTTCGCGGTTGAGGCGCTTGCCGTCGCACGAGGCACACGGTTCATCGATCTCCAGCCATTCGACCCACGAATCGAGGACGTGATCCTCGGTTCCGGTCTTCGCGCGCTCATCGTCCATCGCGGCCTGCGTCCCCGCGATCTTGAGGCCCGTGCCGTAGCAGTCGGCGCACCAGCCGTGCTTGGAGTTGTACGAGAAGAGCCGCGGATCGAGCTCGGGGAAGCTGCGGCCGCAGTTGCCGCACGCGCGCTTGGTCGAATAGACCTGCACGTCGCGCCCGCCCCAGCCGCCGCAGCAGACGTGCACGACACCCTTGCCGACCTCGATGGCCGCCGCGAGCGCGCGGCGCAGCTCCGCTTCATTGGCCGGCGTGACCGTGACCTGCGCGATCGGCATCTCGAGCGTGTGTTCCTTGAAGCGATCGAGGCGCGGCCACTTGTTCGTCGGCAGGTACTCGCCGTCGACGCGCAGGTGCGAGACTTCCTTCGCGAGCGCCCACTTGGCGAGGTCGGTGTAGAAACCCTTGCGATTGACGACGAGCGGCGCAAGGATGGCAATGGTTTCGTTGCGCCGCTCCTTGAGGATGCGCGCCACGATCGCATCGAGGCTCTGCGGCTCGATCGGGATGTCGCAGTCCGGGCAATGCTGCGTGCCGAGCTTCACGAACAGCAAACGCAGGAAGTGGTGGATCTCGGTTTGCGTCGCCACCGTGCTCTTCGAGCCGCCGCGGCTCGTGCGCTGCTCGATCGCGACCGTGGGCGGAATGCCGAAGATGGCATCGACATCGGGCTTCGACGCGGGCTGCACGAACTGGCGCGCGTAGGCGTTGAGCGACTCGAGGTAGCGGCGCTGGCCCTCGGCGAAGATGATGTCGAAGGCGAGCGTGCTCTTGCCCGACCCCGATACGCCGGTGATCACGGTGAACTTCTCGCGCGGGATCGTGACGTCGATCCCTTTCAGGTTGTGCTCGCGCGCGTGGCGCACGAAGATGTTCTTGCGGGCCGCGGGTGGCGCGAGCGACTTGTACTCGCCGACATCCTGGCGCGCGACGGCGGTCATCGACTTGTCGTAGTCCACGAGCGCGCGGCCGGTGTGCGACGCGGCGCTGGCCATCACCTGCTTCGGTGTTCCCTCCGCGATCACCTGGCCGCCGGCATCCCCGCCCTCGGGGCCGAGGTCGATGATCCAGTCGGAGGCGCGGATCACGTCGAGGTTGTGCTCGATCACGATCAGCGAATGGCCCGCGGCGATGAGGCGGCGGAATGCGCCGAGGAGCTTCCGGATGTCCTCGAAGTGCAGGCCCGTTGTGGGCTCGTCGAAGAGGAACACGCGCGTGCGCCGTTCGACCGTCGCAGGCAGCGGCGCCATCGCCTTGCCCGTGCGCTTCGCGCGGACTTCCGGGCGCATCGGCAGCGCGGAAATCGAACGGCCCGATGCTTCGGCGAGGTGGCCCGCGAGTTTCAGGCGCTGCGCTTCGCCACCGGAGAGCGTGGGCACGGGTTGACCGAGCCGCAGGTAATCGAGACCGACGTCCTCGAGCGGCTGCAGGCGCGAGAGCACTTCGTTCTCGCCCGCGAAGAACGTGAGCGACTCGTGCACGGTGAGCTCGAGGATCTCCGCGATGCTCTTGCCGTTCAGCGTGACCTCGAGGATTTCGTCGCGATAGCGCTTGCCGTTGCAGTCCGGGCAGCGCAGGTACACGTCCGAGAGGAACTGCATCTCGACGTGCTCGAAGCCGTTGCCGCTGCAGGTCGGGCAGCGGCCGTTGCCGGAGTTGAAGCTGAAGGTGCCCGCCGTGTAGCCGCGCGCCTTCGATTCGGGCACTTTCGCGAAGAGGTCACGGATCGCATCGAACGCGCCCACGTAGCTCGCGGGATTCGAACGCGTCGTGCGGCCGATCGGCGTCTGGTCCACGAACACGACGTCGTTCACGTGCTCGAGGCCTTCGATCACCTTGAACGCGCCCGGCGTTTCCGTGGGCCGCCCGAGGTGCTTGAGCAGCGCCGGATGGAGGATGTCCTGCACGAGCGTGGATTTCCCCGAGCCCGACACGCCCGTCACGCACACGAGCCGATGCAGCGGGAACGCGACATCCGCGCTCTTGAGGTTGTGTTCGGTCGCGCCCTTGATCGTGAGGCGCGGCGTCTTCGCATCGGGCGGCACCGGAACCACGCCCGCGTCCGCGCGGCGTCGGCCCGACAGGTACTCGGCGGTTACCGTGTTCGCGCGCTTCAGCGCTTCCGGCGGCCCGAAGAAAACGATCTCGCCGCCGCGCTCGCCGGGACCGGGCCCCATGTCGAGGAGCTTGTCGGCCTCCAGCATGATCTGCGGGTCGTGCTCGACCACGACGAGCGAATTGCCGGCGTCGCGCAGGCGCTTCATCACGTCGATCACGCGCCCCATGTCGCGCGGATGCAGGCCGATGGACGGTTCGTCCAGAACAAAAAGTGTGTTCACGAGCGACGTGCCCAGCGCCGTCGTGAGGTTGATGCGCTGCACTTCACCGCCCGAGAGCGTGCGCGACTGCCGGTCCAGCGTAAGGTAGCCGAGACCCACTTCGCCGAGGTACGCCAGGCGCGCGCGCACTTCATCGAGGAGCATCCGCGTGGCTTCATCGAGCGGCGCGGGGAGTGCCAGGTTCGCGAAGAGAGTCTTGGTTCGCTCCGCGGGAAGCAGCATCACGTCGTGCAGGCAAAGCCCGGGCATCTGGGCGAGCTGATCCGTCGTCCACGCGACGCCCTTGGGGCGGTAGCGCAACTGCGGGTCGAGCACCGCGTCGGCCTCGGCCTTCGTGCCGACGCGCCACAACATCGATTCGGGCTTGAGCCTGGCACCCCCGCACGCGGTGCACGGCGTGTACGCGCGATACCGCGAGAGCAGCACGCGGATGTGCATCTTGTAGGCCTTGGTCTCCAGCCAGTCGAAGAAGACCTTCACGCCGTACCAGTGCGTCTTGCCGGTTTTCCGCCAACTCACCCAGCCCGGGTCGCCGCGAAGCACCCATTGGCGATGCTCCTCGGGAAGGTCGCGGAACGG contains:
- a CDS encoding Bug family tripartite tricarboxylate transporter substrate binding protein, which gives rise to MIRSHAFRATLALAASLAVVPALAQSTYPNKPVKIIVAFTAGGTTDIMARTVAQRLSDRFKQPFVIENKPGAGGNIGTELAVRAPADGYTLIVNSVGPMAVNPALYKGLTYNPLTDLVPVAQISDVPNVLVVHPSTGVKSMEEFVAYAKKNPGALNYASTGIGTSSHLSGYMLASRAGFEATHIPYKGAEALKDLLTGRVQFMFATIPSVIAHIKAGNLTAIAVSSVKRSRSMPEVPTVAERGFPGFEAGSWFGIFAPKGTPREAIDALNKAVNEIIQEKVVEARMVEEGADPMAGSPERFGAFVKSEYEKWRVVVQQSGAKVD
- a CDS encoding LysR substrate-binding domain-containing protein; translated protein: MADIRQLRYFVRIVEAGSFLAASRAIHIAQPALSQQLANLEAELGVILLRRSSRGVTPTEPGRALYDHARFLLRQFDQLGEIVRRPPGEVRGSVSLGVAPTTVAALGLDFLKHLRTRFPGVVLTVVEGLSGHVAELARLGQLDLAILFGPVEGMIAEPLLDEELFVIAHRTSKLVPARRKRMSLAEAAALPMILPTGTHGLRRRIALELERAGLRANLVAEIDSLPLLMASVREDLAATIQPWAATRVAGSRPDDWRVIPVTDATLRRRNYLGALPGDRLSPAAAAVRDELREVVVKLVRRNAWCGVTLADLLEQAA
- the tcuA gene encoding FAD-dependent tricarballylate dehydrogenase TcuA, giving the protein MDPVDVLVVGGGNAALCAALTAREAGASVLLAECAPEPLRGGNSVHTRNLRCMHAAPEDVLTEAYLEDEYWDDLRRVTAGITDEALARLAIRESGTVRPWMARHGVRFQPSLGGTLHLSRTNAFFLGGGKALVNAYFRSAKALGIEVRYGARVTRLAIRDGHFESATIEHAGRTETVRAKCIVLASGGFESNLEWLREVWGPPADNFRVRGTAFNQGEVLKRVLESGATQVGDPSQGHMVAVDARSPKYDGGIVTRLDCVSLGLVVNREGKRFHDEGEDFWPKRYAIWGRLVAKQPGQVAYAIIDAKAIGRFMPPVFPGERAATLGELAAKLGLYPAELEATVAEFNAAVRPGTFDHAVLDDCRTEGLVPPKTHWARALDTPPYTGYPLCPGLTFTYLGVKVNDRAQVRFGDAWSPNVFAAGEIMAGNILGQGYLAGFGMTIGTVFGRIAGREAARAVAH
- the tcuB gene encoding tricarballylate utilization 4Fe-4S protein TcuB yields the protein MQSLIDQVAAESGLTPGESEVARQMVICNACRYCEGYCAVFPAMERRLEFGRGDVQFLANLCHDCGACLHACQYAPPHEFAVNVPAAMAAVRSTTYEAHAWPAAFGALYRRQGAWVAAALAGGLALFFLLGLARNGTLAGAADGRGNFYSVFPHGLMVTIFGLASLWIVLAFAIGVVRFWRGLPVRNDPVSMTAATVDAAGAALTLRYLDGGGDGCNVEDDRPTHWRRRFHHLTFYGFALCFASTSVATLYHYALGWPAPYPYLSLPVVLGTVGGVGLLIGPLGLMVLGGRRHPMQSHRAQKAMDHGFLVLLFATSLTGLLLLFLRETAAMPALLAVHLGIVLALFATLPYGKFAHAVYRVAALAKDAIEKRQPRHFDVGSEP
- a CDS encoding D-2-hydroxyacid dehydrogenase: MSAPVQILMSKRAAGHFGAGVATAMGERPYRIVLLEDVPADGSPCAIDVALLSRDVTGRSGKFKITEALAHFLDVLARSPNLAWVQTHSAGTDRPTWKPIKARGIRLTTSSGMATTVALSAVGGIIALARRFPDLADAQRRHAWEPLLEERAPRDLAGQTAVIAGLGPIGTEVARLLKAVGLRVVGIRRAAQPHLHCDETAAYGDLAKYLPKTDWLVLACPLTELTRGLVDAAAIASLPKGACIVNVARGEVISEQAMIEALRDGHLGGAWLDVFEYEPLDPASPLWDLPRVMISPHSSGAADGNYARAGAVFLDNLARWREGRPLANEASRLEAS
- a CDS encoding class II aldolase/adducin family protein codes for the protein MTNIAHLPLRSMKDQCTPEEWKARVDLAACYRLLALYEMSDMIANHVSMRVPGQDGAFLINAYGMLYEEITASSLLKVDYDGNILVKPDFGDLNYGVNKAGYVIHSAVHRARHDIDCVIHTHTWAGMAISALECGLLPITQTAMRFLKIGYHDYQGVVLDAREQESLLRDMGNSEACVLRNHGVLIVGKSVGEAFNWCHRFELAARAQLAAQATGQKITEVPKDVLEETWKNYQPGTRRPYGVMEWPALLRKLDRIDPSYRD